In Marinicella rhabdoformis, one genomic interval encodes:
- a CDS encoding peroxiredoxin C: MGVLVGKKAPNLKGAAVLGTGEIVDDYNFKKATEGKVKVVFFYPLDFTFVCPSELIAFDKRMDEFTKRGVEVVAVSIDSQFTHNAWRNTPINEGGIGPVKYTMFADVTHKACKKYDVETPDGAVAYRGSFLIDANNVVRHQVVNDLPLGRNVDEMLRMVDALTFHEAHGEVCPAGWKDGDKGMTASPDGVADYLSKESDAL; the protein is encoded by the coding sequence ATGGGCGTATTAGTTGGAAAAAAAGCACCAAATTTAAAGGGTGCTGCAGTACTGGGAACAGGTGAAATTGTTGACGATTACAATTTCAAAAAAGCAACAGAAGGCAAAGTCAAAGTGGTTTTCTTTTATCCCTTGGACTTCACGTTTGTGTGCCCTTCAGAGTTAATCGCATTTGATAAGCGCATGGATGAATTCACTAAACGAGGTGTTGAAGTGGTTGCTGTTTCAATTGATTCACAATTTACCCACAATGCTTGGAGAAATACACCCATCAATGAAGGTGGTATTGGCCCAGTGAAATATACCATGTTTGCTGATGTTACCCACAAAGCATGTAAGAAATATGATGTTGAAACACCCGACGGTGCAGTTGCTTACCGTGGTTCATTTTTGATTGACGCCAACAACGTGGTTCGCCACCAAGTGGTTAATGATTTGCCTTTGGGGCGTAACGTAGACGAAATGTTGCGCATGGTGGATGCACTGACTTTCCATGAAGCACATGGCGAAGTTTGTCCAGCGGGCTGGAAAGATGGTGACAAAGGCATGACTGCATCACCTGATGGCGTTGCTGATTATTTGTCAAAAGAGTCTGACGCTTTGTAA
- a CDS encoding RNA polymerase sigma factor produces MSDEQNLNLLKQIAAGDTDACQQFVVDHYQWLTVIVRQQFPYTDLYMDIVHDAFGLTIEKLKANEINKLESIKFYLRTAAINIGYSYLRKDKKFRSSLDQDLLFILEDKTADVAREVEWDDSIEYVKRLIKELKVARDREILKAFYLEDKDKLSICQELQITPDHFSRVLFRAKHRLKELLMGKKENKADNVVSIFSNKLSFVGFSVTLVGMMIGVMK; encoded by the coding sequence GTGAGTGACGAACAAAATCTGAATTTATTGAAACAAATTGCCGCAGGTGATACCGATGCCTGTCAACAATTTGTTGTGGACCATTATCAATGGTTAACAGTGATTGTTCGCCAACAGTTTCCATATACAGACTTATATATGGATATAGTTCATGATGCTTTTGGTTTAACCATTGAAAAGCTCAAGGCGAATGAAATTAATAAGCTTGAATCTATCAAGTTTTATTTAAGAACTGCAGCAATTAATATCGGATATTCGTATTTACGAAAAGATAAAAAATTCAGGTCAAGCTTAGACCAAGATTTGTTGTTTATTTTAGAAGACAAAACGGCCGATGTGGCTCGAGAAGTTGAATGGGATGACAGCATTGAGTATGTGAAACGTTTGATTAAAGAATTAAAAGTAGCGCGTGACAGAGAGATTTTGAAGGCTTTTTACTTAGAAGATAAAGATAAACTGTCCATTTGCCAAGAATTGCAAATTACACCCGATCATTTTTCAAGGGTGTTGTTTAGGGCCAAACATAGGTTAAAAGAATTGCTGATGGGTAAGAAAGAAAATAAAGCAGACAACGTGGTTTCTATTTTTTCCAATAAGCTCAGTTTTGTGGGCTTTTCTGTGACATTAGTAGGGATGATGATTGGAGTGATGAAATGA
- a CDS encoding superoxide dismutase, whose translation MSFELPKLPYAENALEPHISAETLQYHHGKHHNAYVTNLNNMVKGTEFEGMSLEEIVMKSDGGIFNNAAQIWNHTFYFNGFSPDGGGEPTGVLADKINAAFGDFATFVEKFNALGLATFGSGWVWLVQNDAGDVELVNSFNAGNPMTEGYTPLMTCDVWEHAYYVDTRNDRGGYLKNFWNLVNWDFVAGNLK comes from the coding sequence ATGTCTTTTGAATTACCAAAATTACCTTATGCTGAAAATGCATTGGAACCACACATTTCTGCTGAAACATTACAATACCACCACGGCAAACACCACAATGCTTATGTGACCAATTTGAATAACATGGTCAAAGGCACAGAATTTGAGGGCATGTCACTTGAAGAAATTGTGATGAAATCTGACGGCGGTATTTTCAATAATGCAGCTCAAATTTGGAACCATACTTTTTACTTCAATGGTTTCTCTCCAGATGGCGGCGGTGAACCTACTGGCGTTTTAGCTGACAAAATCAATGCAGCCTTTGGCGATTTTGCTACTTTTGTAGAAAAATTCAATGCTTTAGGGTTGGCTACCTTTGGCTCTGGCTGGGTTTGGCTGGTTCAAAATGATGCAGGAGATGTTGAGTTGGTCAACAGCTTCAATGCAGGCAATCCAATGACAGAAGGTTACACACCTTTGATGACTTGTGATGTTTGGGAGCATGCCTATTACGTTGACACCCGCAATGACCGAGGTGGCTACTTGAAAAACTTTTGGAATTTAGTTAACTGGGACTTCGTTGCAGGCAACTTGAAATAA